From a single Calothrix sp. NIES-2098 genomic region:
- a CDS encoding cysteine synthase gives MRIAKDVTELIGRTPLVELNKIPQAEGALAKIVVKLEGMNPAASVKDRIGVSMVLSAEAEGLIEPGKTTLVEPTSGNTGIALAMVAAARGYRLILTMPETMSNERRAMLRAYGATLELTPGPEGMRGAIRKAEEIVAKTPNAYMLQQFRNPANPQIHRETTAEEIWADTDGEVDIVIAGVGTGGTITGIAEVIKQRKPSFQAIAVEPSNSPVLSGGEAGPHKIQGIGAGFVPDVLRLELVDEVIRVSDEQAMVFGRRLAKEEGLLSGISSGAALCAALQVAKRPENAGKLIVMIQPSFGERYLSTLMFQDLTLEPTTVVR, from the coding sequence ATGCGGATTGCTAAAGATGTAACAGAACTTATTGGACGAACTCCTTTAGTTGAACTCAATAAGATTCCTCAAGCAGAGGGCGCATTAGCAAAGATAGTTGTGAAACTGGAAGGGATGAACCCAGCGGCTTCAGTGAAAGACCGTATTGGAGTAAGTATGGTACTCTCGGCAGAAGCTGAGGGTTTGATTGAGCCAGGAAAAACTACTTTAGTAGAGCCAACTTCTGGTAATACAGGAATTGCTTTAGCAATGGTAGCAGCCGCCCGTGGCTATCGCCTGATTTTAACAATGCCAGAAACCATGAGTAATGAAAGACGGGCGATGCTCCGAGCTTATGGTGCGACTTTAGAGTTAACACCAGGGCCAGAAGGAATGCGGGGAGCAATTCGTAAAGCCGAAGAAATTGTGGCTAAGACTCCCAACGCATATATGCTGCAACAATTCCGCAACCCAGCTAATCCCCAGATTCACCGGGAAACCACTGCTGAAGAAATTTGGGCTGATACGGATGGGGAAGTGGATATTGTAATTGCAGGGGTAGGTACTGGTGGGACAATTACAGGTATTGCGGAAGTAATTAAACAACGTAAGCCAAGTTTTCAGGCGATCGCAGTTGAACCGAGCAATAGTCCTGTATTATCGGGTGGGGAAGCAGGTCCGCATAAAATTCAAGGTATTGGCGCTGGCTTTGTTCCTGATGTGCTGCGTCTGGAATTAGTTGATGAAGTAATTCGAGTCAGCGATGAACAGGCGATGGTATTTGGGCGACGGTTAGCAAAAGAAGAAGGTTTATTATCTGGGATATCTTCTGGTGCGGCGTTGTGTGCTGCATTGCAAGTAGCTAAACGTCCGGAGAATGCAGGAAAACTCATCGTGATGATTCAGCCTTCCTTTGGCGAACGCTATCTCAGCACCTTGATGTTCCAAGATTTGACTTTGGAACCTACTACTGTTGTGCGTTAG
- a CDS encoding luciferase family protein, with translation MKTGLFCNYDNHHQDARRAILEQVALVKQAESLGFEEAWVSEHHFSESNLSPSMLVLIGHLAALTSTIQLGTAAVLLPFHNPIRVAEDIATLDNLCNGRLLFGIAKGGPFPEQNKHFAISMGESRAQMLEAMALIQKLLYETDVSFNGQFYQCDRLTVYPKPLQRQIPVYVATGDDDGIGFAAKHSFGLMGGPPFSLQRLRNTVAKYRALNSSGSEDLILARFFHVARTYDEAVSEALPFIRKFSQKMTANAAVVMQKSSSGHKPFDRTNICFDEDYLLENSIIGDVKTCRDKIQLFQDELNIGTLAIKPSSYDLQKNLESLTRYNQEVRNYV, from the coding sequence ATGAAAACAGGACTTTTCTGCAATTACGATAATCATCATCAGGATGCCCGCCGTGCCATCTTAGAACAAGTTGCATTGGTAAAACAGGCGGAAAGCTTAGGCTTTGAAGAAGCTTGGGTGAGCGAGCATCATTTTAGTGAATCCAATCTTAGCCCGTCGATGTTGGTGTTGATCGGGCACTTAGCAGCTTTGACTTCCACAATTCAACTCGGCACAGCTGCGGTGTTACTACCGTTTCACAACCCGATTCGGGTAGCTGAGGACATTGCCACTTTAGATAATTTGTGCAATGGCAGATTGTTATTTGGGATTGCCAAAGGCGGGCCATTTCCCGAACAGAACAAGCATTTTGCGATATCGATGGGTGAATCTCGTGCCCAGATGCTAGAGGCAATGGCATTGATTCAGAAGCTTTTATATGAAACAGATGTATCATTTAACGGGCAATTTTATCAATGCGATCGCCTAACAGTTTACCCAAAACCTTTGCAACGACAGATTCCGGTATATGTAGCCACTGGAGATGATGACGGTATAGGGTTTGCCGCCAAACATTCCTTTGGTTTAATGGGGGGGCCGCCGTTTTCTCTGCAAAGATTGCGCAATACTGTTGCTAAATACCGTGCCTTAAATTCTAGCGGTTCGGAAGACCTAATACTAGCTCGTTTCTTTCATGTTGCCAGGACATACGACGAAGCAGTAAGTGAAGCGTTGCCTTTCATCCGCAAATTCAGCCAGAAAATGACAGCAAATGCAGCTGTAGTCATGCAGAAAAGTTCTAGCGGACATAAACCATTCGATCGCACCAATATTTGTTTTGATGAAGACTATTTGCTGGAAAACTCAATTATTGGTGATGTCAAAACCTGTCGAGACAAAATCCAATTATTTCAGGATGAATTAAATATAGGCACGCTGGCAATCAAACCCTCATCTTACGACTTGCAAAAAAACCTGGAGAGTTTGACGCGCTATAACCAAGAGGTGCGGAATTATGTCTAA
- a CDS encoding hydrogenase accessory protein HypB, with product MCVTCGCSDDGESKVTNLTTGEVNHHHDETHTHTLPDGTVITHAHSHNEHSEASQIHAKMHGTTISLEQDILAKNNLLAAQNRGWFKGRNILALNLMSSPGAGKTTLLTRTINDLKEKLSISVIEGDQETTNDAQKIKETGCKVVQINTGTGCHLDASMIEKGLQQLNPPLDSVVMIENVGNLVCPALFDLGEQAKVVILSVTEGEDKPIKYPHMFRASQVMILTKIDLLPYVQFDVQKCIEYAQQVNSEMQIFQVSATTGAGLENWYEWLSAKVASFSNSQFAHSH from the coding sequence ATGTGTGTAACTTGCGGCTGTTCTGACGATGGAGAAAGCAAAGTAACTAATCTGACAACAGGTGAAGTTAATCATCACCATGACGAGACTCACACCCACACTTTGCCTGATGGTACTGTAATTACTCATGCTCATAGCCATAACGAGCATTCAGAAGCATCGCAAATCCATGCCAAAATGCATGGCACAACAATATCCTTAGAGCAAGATATCTTAGCAAAAAATAATCTTTTGGCGGCTCAAAATCGCGGCTGGTTTAAAGGTCGAAATATCCTGGCTTTAAATTTAATGAGTTCCCCTGGTGCAGGTAAGACAACTCTTTTAACTCGCACTATTAATGATTTAAAAGAAAAATTATCTATCAGTGTAATTGAAGGCGACCAAGAAACAACTAATGATGCTCAAAAAATTAAAGAAACAGGCTGTAAAGTTGTGCAAATTAACACGGGTACAGGCTGTCATTTAGATGCATCAATGATCGAGAAAGGTTTACAACAACTCAACCCACCATTGGACTCAGTGGTAATGATTGAGAATGTGGGTAACTTGGTTTGTCCTGCTTTATTCGATCTGGGAGAACAAGCAAAAGTAGTAATTCTCTCAGTTACAGAGGGAGAAGATAAGCCAATCAAATATCCGCATATGTTCCGCGCTAGTCAGGTAATGATTCTCACAAAAATCGATCTGCTGCCTTACGTGCAATTTGACGTGCAAAAATGCATAGAATATGCACAACAGGTAAATTCGGAAATGCAAATTTTTCAAGTTTCTGCCACTACAGGTGCAGGTTTAGAAAATTGGTATGAATGGTTATCGGCAAAGGTAGCCAGTTTCAGCAATTCACAATTCGCCCATTCACACTGA
- a CDS encoding hydrogenase nickel insertion protein HypA, with protein MHELGITQNIVAIVSENAKGNKVSRVLLEIGKLSAIMPDAIRFCFDICTQGTVLEGAKLEILEIPGLAECRQCGAKISLEKPFGICECGSVQLNLITGEELKIKEIEIEEVCV; from the coding sequence ATGCACGAACTAGGAATTACACAAAATATTGTAGCAATTGTCAGCGAAAATGCTAAAGGCAACAAAGTTAGCCGAGTTTTATTAGAGATTGGTAAACTTTCAGCTATTATGCCTGATGCTATCCGGTTTTGTTTTGATATTTGTACTCAAGGTACAGTTTTAGAAGGGGCAAAATTAGAAATCCTAGAAATTCCCGGCTTGGCAGAATGTCGCCAATGTGGCGCAAAAATTTCTTTAGAAAAGCCCTTTGGTATTTGTGAGTGTGGTAGCGTGCAATTGAATTTAATAACGGGTGAAGAATTAAAAATTAAAGAAATAGAAATAGAGGAAGTATGTGTGTAA
- a CDS encoding hydrogenase expression/formation protein HypE — MDLSPTTSTQNSLFQKLEKIRRRPNKVRDTHITLAHGSGGKAMRDLIDDIFVKSFDNPILSQLEDQASFNLASLMQQGDRLAFTTDSYVVDPLFFPGGDIGELAINGTVNDLAVSGAKPLYLTCSVILEEGLAVETLRRVAASMQSAASKAGIQIVTGDTKVVHRGAADKLFINTAGIGVIPSGVDISAHKIQPGDAVIVNGELGNHGTAILIARGELALDTDIKSDCQPLNSLVENIINVCPQVHAMRDATRGGLATVLNEFALSSNVGIRLYEESIPVREEVKGVCEILGLDPLYLANEGKLVVVVPGKDAEAVLSAMKSHPAGKDAEIIGEVIASPPGVVLLKTIFNAERIVDMLVGDQLPRIC; from the coding sequence ATGGACTTATCCCCAACAACATCAACACAAAATTCGTTATTTCAAAAGCTAGAAAAAATCCGCCGTCGCCCCAATAAAGTGCGGGATACTCATATTACCCTCGCACATGGTAGTGGTGGTAAAGCCATGCGCGATTTAATTGACGATATCTTTGTCAAAAGTTTTGATAATCCCATTCTCTCCCAATTAGAAGACCAAGCTAGTTTTAATTTAGCGAGTCTCATGCAACAGGGAGACAGACTGGCTTTTACCACAGATTCCTATGTTGTAGACCCTTTATTTTTTCCTGGTGGCGATATTGGAGAATTAGCCATTAATGGCACAGTTAACGATTTAGCAGTCAGTGGTGCTAAACCTTTATATCTCACCTGTAGCGTGATTTTAGAAGAAGGTTTAGCTGTAGAAACTTTACGCCGTGTAGCTGCTAGTATGCAATCTGCTGCTAGTAAAGCAGGTATTCAAATTGTGACTGGTGACACAAAAGTTGTTCATCGAGGTGCAGCCGATAAACTATTTATTAATACTGCTGGTATTGGCGTAATTCCTAGTGGAGTTGATATTTCTGCCCATAAAATTCAACCAGGGGATGCAGTAATTGTTAACGGCGAATTAGGCAATCATGGTACAGCAATTTTAATTGCCCGTGGCGAATTAGCATTAGATACTGATATTAAAAGCGATTGCCAACCATTAAATAGCTTGGTGGAAAATATCATCAATGTTTGCCCCCAAGTTCATGCTATGCGCGATGCAACACGCGGCGGTTTAGCCACAGTCCTAAATGAATTTGCCCTCAGTTCTAATGTCGGAATTCGCCTTTACGAAGAATCGATTCCAGTGCGTGAAGAAGTTAAAGGTGTTTGCGAAATTCTGGGTTTAGATCCCTTATATTTAGCAAATGAAGGTAAATTAGTAGTAGTAGTACCAGGCAAAGATGCTGAGGCTGTTTTATCAGCGATGAAATCCCACCCAGCAGGCAAAGATGCTGAGATTATTGGTGAAGTAATCGCTTCACCTCCAGGGGTAGTTTTGTTAAAAACAATTTTTAATGCTGAAAGAATTGTTGATATGCTAGTGGGCGATCAACTACCACGAATTTGTTGA
- a CDS encoding putative 4-oxalocrotonate tautomerase, producing the protein MPFVTVKIARGHSIEKKRRLVEAITNALVAALDTKPEWITIHIDEFERESWAVNGELLCDRHRGRHDESGR; encoded by the coding sequence ATGCCATTTGTCACAGTTAAAATTGCCAGAGGACACTCCATTGAAAAAAAGCGGCGATTAGTAGAAGCCATTACTAACGCCCTTGTTGCAGCTTTAGATACCAAACCAGAATGGATAACCATTCATATTGATGAATTTGAACGAGAAAGTTGGGCTGTAAATGGTGAATTGCTTTGTGATAGACATCGTGGTAGACACGATGAATCAGGTAGATAA
- a CDS encoding hydrogenase expression/formation protein HypD, translated as MKYVDEFREPEKAEGLRREITKLSQQLEKPIKIMEVCGGHTHSIFKYGIEEILPNNIELIHGPGCPVCVMPKGRLDDAIAICQNHNVIFTTFGDAMRVPGSKTSLLQAKAQGADIRMVYSPLDSLQIAKDNPDKEIVFFALGFETTAPSTAFTILQAAAENISNFSMFCNHVLVIPALQALLDNPDLQLDGFVGPGHVSMVIGTDPYQFIAQQYHKPIVVSGFEPLDILQSIWMLLQQLLENRCEVENQYNRIVQPAGNQIALAAINQVFTAREKFEWRGLGDIPYSGLQIRSEYAQFDAEQKFTIPNRKVADHKACQCGEILKGVMKPWQCKVFGTACTPETPIGTCMVSSEGACAAYYKYGRLSTLAKKTMPEKPKLELSQEPLPSCSTSLV; from the coding sequence ATGAAATACGTTGACGAATTCCGCGAACCGGAAAAAGCTGAAGGCTTGCGCCGTGAAATTACCAAATTAAGCCAACAGCTAGAAAAACCAATCAAAATTATGGAAGTATGCGGTGGACATACCCATTCCATATTTAAATATGGAATCGAAGAAATTCTGCCCAATAACATCGAATTAATTCACGGCCCTGGCTGTCCAGTCTGCGTCATGCCAAAAGGTAGATTAGATGATGCGATCGCTATCTGCCAAAATCATAACGTTATCTTCACCACCTTTGGCGATGCCATGCGCGTTCCTGGTTCCAAAACCAGCTTGCTGCAAGCCAAAGCGCAAGGTGCAGATATCCGCATGGTTTACTCACCCCTAGATAGCTTGCAAATCGCCAAAGACAACCCCGACAAAGAAATTGTCTTTTTCGCCCTAGGCTTTGAAACTACAGCCCCCAGTACCGCCTTCACCATTCTCCAAGCAGCAGCCGAAAACATTTCCAACTTTAGTATGTTTTGCAATCACGTCCTCGTGATTCCCGCCCTACAAGCATTACTAGATAACCCCGACTTACAACTAGATGGATTTGTCGGCCCCGGTCATGTCAGCATGGTAATTGGTACTGACCCTTATCAATTTATTGCGCAACAATATCATAAGCCAATTGTTGTTTCTGGATTTGAACCCTTAGACATTCTCCAATCAATTTGGATGCTGTTACAGCAGCTATTAGAAAATCGTTGTGAAGTTGAAAATCAATATAATCGCATAGTCCAACCAGCCGGAAATCAAATCGCATTAGCAGCCATCAACCAAGTTTTTACAGCGCGAGAAAAATTTGAATGGCGCGGCTTAGGTGATATACCTTATTCAGGCTTACAAATTCGTTCAGAATACGCCCAATTTGACGCTGAACAAAAATTTACCATTCCTAACCGTAAAGTTGCCGACCATAAAGCTTGTCAATGTGGAGAAATCCTTAAAGGAGTGATGAAACCTTGGCAATGCAAAGTATTCGGTACAGCTTGCACGCCAGAAACACCCATTGGCACCTGTATGGTATCTTCCGAAGGGGCTTGTGCTGCCTATTATAAATATGGCAGACTCTCTACACTTGCCAAGAAAACAATGCCAGAAAAACCAAAGCTAGAATTATCTCAAGAACCTCTGCCATCCTGTAGTACATCTTTGGTATAG
- the hupC gene encoding hydrogenase expression/formation protein HypC, with protein sequence MCLGIPGQIVEITDINHKLAIVNVGGVKRQVNISCIVDEQHPPEACIGDWVLVHVGFAMNRLNEQEAAETLNLLEEIAANI encoded by the coding sequence ATGTGTTTAGGAATTCCCGGTCAAATTGTCGAAATAACAGACATTAATCATAAACTAGCCATCGTCAACGTTGGTGGGGTCAAACGACAAGTAAACATTTCCTGCATCGTTGACGAACAACATCCCCCAGAAGCTTGTATTGGTGATTGGGTATTAGTTCATGTTGGTTTCGCCATGAATCGCCTTAACGAACAAGAAGCAGCAGAAACATTAAATCTATTAGAAGAAATAGCAGCAAATATCTAA
- the hypF gene encoding hydrogenase maturation protein HypF has translation MATEEIRVRGTVQGVGFRPTVYRLAKACGLRGDVCNDGQGVLIRVAGSEAAIEEFVSTLQQECPPLAKIQEIIRTPCVNEFKFEDFAIASSVSSKVKTEISPDAATCPQCQQEIFDPFSRFYRYPFTNCTHCGPRLSIIRAIPYDRCNTSMSAFVMCPECEKDYHDVENRRFHAQPIACHICGAKAWLERADGKSVTASMFSMMDDVDAVCTLLQKGEIVAIKGLGGIHLACDATVEAAVKKLRQRKRRYHKPLALMARDIEIIAQYCTINAKERELLTSPAAPIVLLQKKGLGTSKHSIAPSVAPGQNSLGFMLPYTPLHHLILKRMNRPIVLTSGNLSDEPQCIDNDEARDKLGKIADYFLLHNRDIVNRVDDSVVRVVGDKIQTIRRARGYAPAPINLPPGFDNIPPILAMGSELKNTFCLLREGEAILSQHLGDLENAEAFNAYQDTLNLYLNLFEHQPQAIAIDQHPEYLSSKLGQELAAANQIKIYPIQHHHAHIAACMAENGIPLNSPAVLGIALDGLGYGEDGTFWGGEFLLADYRQFQRLATFKPVAMIGGEQAIYQPWRNTYAHLIAADSWQNLTQKYGNLEILKFLEQKPLKLLNQLIEKNINSPLASSAGRLFDAVAAAIGIFPEECSYEGQAAIAMEALVDIDSLNNDKEKQKYPFKFTFFDSIYCIDPSPMWPALLTDLQQQTSPATIAAKFHISLAKAIVEMVKHLSQEHLINHVVLTGGVFQNCILLEQVIKELQALEINVLTHSLVPPNDGGISLGQAVITAAGLID, from the coding sequence ATGGCGACTGAAGAAATCAGAGTTCGCGGTACAGTTCAGGGAGTAGGATTTCGTCCAACTGTTTATCGCCTGGCAAAAGCCTGCGGTTTGCGGGGAGATGTTTGTAATGATGGGCAAGGTGTGTTAATTCGAGTAGCTGGTAGCGAAGCAGCTATAGAAGAATTTGTCTCTACATTACAGCAAGAATGCCCACCTCTAGCCAAAATTCAGGAAATTATCAGAACGCCTTGTGTAAATGAATTTAAATTTGAGGATTTTGCGATCGCCAGTAGCGTCAGTAGTAAAGTAAAAACAGAAATCTCCCCTGATGCTGCTACTTGTCCCCAATGTCAACAAGAAATTTTTGACCCTTTTAGCCGCTTTTACCGTTATCCCTTCACCAACTGTACCCATTGCGGCCCTCGATTGAGTATTATTCGCGCCATTCCCTATGACAGATGCAATACCAGTATGTCTGCATTTGTCATGTGTCCCGAATGCGAGAAGGACTACCACGATGTTGAAAATCGCCGCTTCCACGCCCAACCTATAGCTTGCCATATCTGCGGTGCTAAAGCTTGGTTAGAACGTGCTGATGGTAAATCTGTCACCGCCTCCATGTTCTCGATGATGGATGATGTTGATGCGGTCTGTACCCTATTGCAAAAAGGCGAGATTGTCGCCATTAAAGGGTTAGGCGGTATCCATTTAGCTTGTGATGCAACTGTGGAAGCTGCTGTAAAAAAACTGCGTCAGCGTAAAAGGCGCTATCACAAACCCTTAGCTTTAATGGCAAGGGATATAGAAATTATTGCTCAATATTGCACCATCAACGCCAAAGAAAGAGAATTATTAACAAGTCCAGCCGCACCTATTGTTTTGTTGCAGAAGAAGGGGCTAGGGACTAGTAAGCATTCTATCGCACCATCTGTAGCACCAGGGCAAAATAGCCTCGGTTTTATGCTACCTTATACCCCTCTACACCACCTAATTCTCAAGCGGATGAATCGCCCGATTGTGTTAACAAGCGGCAATTTATCTGATGAACCGCAATGTATTGATAATGATGAAGCACGGGATAAATTAGGAAAAATAGCTGATTATTTTCTGTTACATAATCGAGATATTGTTAATCGCGTAGATGATTCAGTCGTGCGGGTTGTTGGCGATAAAATTCAAACAATTCGCCGCGCCAGAGGATATGCACCCGCACCAATTAACTTACCACCTGGATTTGATAATATACCGCCAATTTTAGCAATGGGTAGTGAGTTAAAAAATACCTTTTGCTTATTACGAGAAGGAGAAGCAATTCTCTCGCAACATTTAGGGGATTTAGAAAATGCTGAGGCTTTTAATGCTTATCAAGATACTTTAAATTTGTACTTAAATTTATTTGAGCATCAACCACAAGCGATCGCTATCGATCAACATCCAGAATATCTCTCCAGCAAACTTGGTCAAGAACTAGCAGCCGCCAACCAAATCAAAATTTATCCTATCCAACATCATCACGCGCATATTGCCGCTTGCATGGCAGAAAATGGTATTCCTCTCAATTCTCCAGCTGTTTTAGGTATTGCCTTAGATGGCTTAGGTTATGGCGAAGACGGTACATTTTGGGGAGGAGAATTTCTTTTAGCAGATTACCGTCAATTTCAGCGACTGGCAACATTTAAACCAGTGGCAATGATCGGGGGAGAACAAGCAATTTATCAGCCTTGGCGTAATACTTATGCCCACCTCATAGCAGCAGACAGTTGGCAAAATTTAACACAAAAGTATGGAAATTTAGAAATATTAAAATTTTTAGAGCAAAAACCGCTAAAGTTACTCAATCAGCTTATAGAAAAAAATATTAACTCGCCCCTAGCGTCCTCAGCAGGAAGATTATTTGATGCTGTAGCTGCTGCAATTGGGATTTTTCCAGAAGAATGTAGCTATGAAGGACAAGCTGCGATCGCAATGGAAGCCCTAGTAGATATCGATAGCTTAAATAATGATAAAGAAAAGCAGAAATATCCTTTTAAATTTACCTTTTTCGATAGTATTTATTGTATAGACCCTAGCCCCATGTGGCCAGCCTTGCTTACAGACTTACAACAGCAAACATCACCAGCAACGATCGCTGCAAAATTTCATATAAGTTTAGCCAAAGCAATTGTCGAGATGGTCAAACATCTCTCTCAAGAACATCTCATTAACCATGTTGTTTTAACAGGAGGCGTATTTCAAAATTGTATTTTGTTGGAACAAGTTATTAAAGAATTACAAGCATTAGAAATCAACGTATTAACTCACAGTTTAGTTCCCCCAAACGATGGCGGCATATCCTTAGGACAAGCTGTTATTACAGCCGCTGGATTAATAGATTGA
- a CDS encoding NHL repeat-containing protein, giving the protein MHKSIKFNSTPQLPPELTEIAPNLPFSLHGAEVILGDILQPGQLAIPLAPSPTTLFGPRGACLLSETGPLWVSDTGHHRLLGWRNLPTTDSQSADWIIGQPDFYHEGQNAKGTPGKATLSVPTGICACGEGLAVADAWNHRVLIWKKVPEDSNVPADLVLGQANFTNNEPNRGSQAAAANTMHWPYGILYHQGRLFVADTGNRRVLIWQQLPIENGQPADLVLGQSDMISRNENGGGSPTAASMRWGHDITFWGDNLVVADAGNNRVMIWQGMPIENNAACAVVLGQKSFDAVEINQGVYFPSASSLSMPYGVDVAGDWLVVADTANSRLLGWKKPGSILSLQGVAADAVTGQTNFKNKGENRDFGLPTRDSLNWCYGIKICGKTAVIADSGNNRILLWQFNYGD; this is encoded by the coding sequence ATGCATAAATCTATCAAGTTTAATTCCACACCTCAATTACCGCCAGAACTAACAGAAATTGCCCCAAATTTACCATTTTCGCTTCACGGTGCAGAGGTAATTTTAGGTGATATTCTGCAACCGGGACAATTAGCCATACCATTAGCACCTAGCCCCACAACTCTGTTTGGCCCTCGTGGCGCTTGTTTATTATCAGAAACAGGGCCGTTGTGGGTATCCGATACAGGACATCATCGATTATTAGGATGGCGAAATTTACCAACAACAGATAGTCAAAGTGCTGATTGGATAATTGGACAACCAGACTTTTACCATGAAGGACAAAATGCTAAAGGTACGCCCGGAAAAGCAACTCTTAGCGTACCAACAGGAATTTGTGCTTGTGGAGAAGGATTAGCTGTTGCAGATGCTTGGAATCATCGGGTATTAATTTGGAAAAAAGTACCAGAAGATAGTAATGTTCCCGCAGATTTGGTGTTAGGACAAGCGAATTTTACCAATAACGAACCAAATCGAGGTAGTCAAGCAGCCGCAGCAAATACAATGCATTGGCCTTATGGAATTTTATATCACCAAGGGCGTCTATTTGTAGCTGATACAGGCAATCGTCGGGTGCTAATTTGGCAACAATTACCAATAGAAAATGGTCAACCTGCCGACTTAGTATTGGGACAATCAGATATGATATCGCGTAATGAAAATGGCGGCGGTTCTCCCACGGCTGCGAGTATGCGATGGGGTCACGATATTACCTTTTGGGGAGACAATTTAGTTGTTGCTGATGCAGGCAATAATCGTGTGATGATTTGGCAAGGAATGCCAATAGAAAATAATGCCGCTTGTGCAGTAGTATTGGGACAAAAAAGCTTTGATGCTGTGGAAATAAATCAAGGCGTTTATTTTCCCAGTGCGAGTAGTTTGAGTATGCCTTATGGTGTAGATGTTGCAGGCGATTGGTTGGTAGTTGCAGATACAGCAAATTCTCGCTTGCTAGGATGGAAGAAACCAGGGTCAATTCTATCACTGCAAGGTGTGGCAGCAGATGCAGTTACAGGACAAACAAATTTTAAAAATAAAGGTGAAAATCGTGATTTTGGGCTACCAACACGAGACAGTTTAAATTGGTGTTACGGTATCAAAATTTGTGGCAAAACTGCGGTAATAGCTGACTCTGGAAACAACCGAATTTTGCTGTGGCAATTTAATTATGGCGACTGA
- a CDS encoding hypothetical protein (similar to NifU protein), with protein sequence MPNLEELVKEISRFEAIIADWDESQRGVAVGLKRAIEDLHQEALTRLIKSVKQESLPALHNAVKDEVVYGVLLYHGLIKPPQPPLLQRIQAALDEVRPGLKSHQGDVELVAFKPPDTVEVRLIGSCSNCPASALTLSQGIEQAIKAHCPEITTIIAVNNRSVVNHSEVAIAD encoded by the coding sequence ATGCCTAATCTGGAAGAATTAGTAAAAGAAATTAGCCGCTTTGAAGCAATTATTGCTGACTGGGATGAAAGCCAACGCGGTGTAGCAGTCGGATTAAAAAGGGCGATTGAGGATTTGCATCAAGAAGCATTAACGCGGTTAATCAAAAGTGTGAAGCAAGAATCTCTACCTGCTTTACATAATGCCGTGAAAGATGAAGTGGTGTATGGCGTCCTACTTTATCACGGATTGATCAAACCACCACAGCCACCATTACTACAGCGCATTCAAGCAGCCTTAGATGAAGTGCGCCCAGGTTTAAAAAGCCATCAGGGTGATGTGGAATTAGTAGCATTTAAACCACCAGATACAGTCGAAGTCAGGTTAATCGGAAGTTGTAGCAATTGTCCGGCTTCAGCTTTGACTTTATCTCAAGGCATTGAACAAGCTATTAAAGCACATTGCCCCGAAATTACCACAATTATTGCTGTGAATAATCGCTCTGTTGTGAATCATAGCGAAGTTGCGATCGCAGATTGA